In Eriocheir sinensis breed Jianghai 21 chromosome 17, ASM2467909v1, whole genome shotgun sequence, one genomic interval encodes:
- the LOC126999688 gene encoding procollagen-lysine,2-oxoglutarate 5-dioxygenase 2-like: MELPLKVTFHPERKKSGPREWKGMKEEEEEEEEEGKIKEALVPLLVYDNKKDIDLYNILEVAQRMKRKKKEEEEEEEEGGAKDPCKHISLQDAAAAVVVVNLYLGTSYVPFLEDVLTGLTMQEYPKEAMHVWIYGKGVGVQEAEIEAFVDDNRASYASVTHDLDLDPDPQLLTARCADVNCSFVALMEPRVALNDPKTLAELVHADKPVVGSVLKQRHGGGEVNFVSKEGEEQSQWDDLIRRRAVRGTLRVAEVKVFRLVQRDYLQDLLQGRRVLHYISTRAKSGLLLDPRSGYKEGRKHADLWGIRHNPLAWKWRYVHPDLPRIINGELQPEEVGKDLYYVPLFTERFCRELIEEMEHYGRWQDKDVDDREEAHRYSSTNINLSQIDLANEYHLLSNTLHKELLATLYGGYRGKGNAALLFVLRYIASEHYNTFTYHLDGATYTMNVALNDDFTGGGLEYRLGNKHFAEEQEIHLPHNRTGWGVVQPNRPFHLHHGVPLKSGRRYALIAIVDTNDEGSKGGPIWE, from the exons ATGGAGTTGCCCCTCAAGGTGACATTCCACCCAGAACGAAAGAAAAGTGGCccgagggaatggaagggaatgaaggaagaggaggaggaggaggaggaggaaggaaagataaaagaagccTTGGTACCCCTGTTGGTGTATGATAATAAGAAGGATATTGACCTATATAATATCCTGGAAGTGGCtcagaggatgaagaggaagaagaaggaagaggaggaggaggaggaagaggggggagcaaAGGACCCCTGCAAGCATATCTCCCTGCAGGACGCCGCC gcggcggtggtggttgtgaatcTATACCTGGGAACTTCTTATGTGCCCTTCCTGGAGGACGTTTTGACGGGGCTGACGATGCAGGAGTACCCGAAGGAGGCGATGCATGTCTGGATATACGGCAag GGGGTTGGCGTGCAGGAAGCTGAGATCGAGGCCTTCGTGGATGACAACAGGGCGAGCTATGCGTCCGTCACCCACGACCTGGACCTGGACCCGGACCCACAACTTCTGAC GGCGAGGTGTGCTGACGTCAACTGCTCCTTTGTGGCCCTGATGGAACCTCGTGTGGCCCTGAATGACCCCAAGACCCTGGCCGAGCTGGTCCATGCcgataa GCCGGTGGTGGGTTCCGTCTTGAAGCAGCGTCACGGGGGCGGGGAGGTCAACTTTGTATCCAAGGAGGGCGAGGAACAGAGCCAGTGGGACGACCTTATTAGGAGGCGCGCCGTCAG AGGAACGCTGAGGGTGGCGGAGGTGAAGGTCTTCCGTCTGGTGCAAAGAGACTACCTTCAGGACCTTCTTCAGGGGCGGAGG GTTCTGCATTACATCTCAACACGGGCGAAGTCGGGGCTGCTTTTGGACCCTCGTAGCGGCTATAAGGAGGGCAGGAAGCACGCGGACTTGTGGGGTATAAGACACAACCCTCTGGCGTGGAAGTGGCGATACGTCCACCCCGACCTGCCCAGGATCATCAATGGGGAGCTGCAGCCGGAGGAG GTGGGCAAGGACCTGTATTACGTGCCTCTCTTCACGGAGCGATTCTGCCGTGAGCTGATCGAAGAGATGGAGCACTACGGCCGCTGGCAGGACAAGGACGTG GATGACAGGGAGGAGGCACATCGCTACAGCAGCACCAACATTAACCTCAGCCAGATTGATCTTGCGAACGAGTACCACCTGCTGTCGAACACTTTGCATAAG GAGCTGTTGGCCACACTCTACGGCGGGTATCGTGGGAAGGGAAACGCCGCGCTGCTGTTCGTGCTGCGGTACATCGCTAGCGAGCATTACAACACCTTCACCTATCACCTGGACGGGGCGACCTATACCATGAACGTGGCCCTCAACGACGACTTCacg GGCGGCGGCCTCGAGTACCGTCTGGGAAACAAGCACTTCGCGGAGGAGCAAGAAATCCACCTTCCGCACAACCGCACTGGCTGGGGCGTGGTGCAGCCTAACCgacccttccacctccaccacggcGTGCCCCTCAAGTCAGGCCGCCGCTACGCCCTTATTGCGATCGTGGACACAAATGACGAGGGGAGCAAAGGCGGCCCGATATGGGAGTGA